The Thamnophis elegans isolate rThaEle1 chromosome Z, rThaEle1.pri, whole genome shotgun sequence DNA window ACTTTCTAGGGTCAGTTGTAATAAAATATGTAATTCCTTTGTTCAAAATACAGTAAGTTAGAAAATGATGGTTATACAAATGTATTAAAATTTATGTGTGCTTGAATAATACATtataagtatatatataaaaatgttacGTTTTTTCATATTAAGCATATTTTATATATAGTTGTGTAAGTATATGCATTATAACTAcctttgtgtttttatttatttatttattttaacagtaaaaattaattttttaaaagcccaAAGTGAAGTTCCCTTGTTCCAGTCCTTGATTCAATAAAAGCAGGTAAACTAACTCTTTAGTGGACCGCTTTGGATTATAACTGTATTTAGCTTTGTTCGTCTGTTCTAGAGACTAACTTTTATCTAAAATATTCCATTTACTTTCCGTTACTCCATCTCCAGAGCAGGATCTGATTTTATTTGGTAAATAGGTGGAGAAAATGCAGATAGTTCATGGACAATTAATGCTCTGGTATTAATTGTatgtcctttctttcttccaccaGCCCCCCAGATGTTTCCTTCTTAAGTTGTGAAAGTAATATGTTGGGATATCAAGAAGAAGAGGTAAGACTATTGACATTAGCAGACATGACCGTATGAACTATTTTCTATTTCACCGATTCTGAAAATATCTGCAGTCAGCCTCCAAGAAGGAAAATAGTTTTTAACAGCCTCCAAGTTTGATTGAATGTGGTGAAATAATAGAGGCTAAAGCAATATTGGCAAAGGTTGTTTCAAAATATGAGGACACTTTATTTCCAAGCATTGTTTCCTACTTTATATTCATGCTTAAAGCAAGTAATTTGGAATAAGAAAGCTTCAGTTCAGAGCCATAGAAAAGTTCAGGATCTATAGCTTAAGTCACAATCTATAAAAGCTCCTCCCACCCACACCTACATATATGTGATTTATATGGTGGCAGAAAGCTGAATCATGCAAATTCCCCTGGAGAAAAAGTACCTAAATATACATGAGACCATGGTGAGGTATTTGGAATAACACATGTTGTGTAGCCTGTCTGCCATCCTTGTAGCTCATATTTATATCTTTCTGAGGACAGAAACTTACACAAAGATTGTCTTAGGTGCCTACAGCTCAGCTTCATCCTATTTTTTGaatattcaaaataaatctaGTTGAACAAACTATGCTTCGTGTAGGTAGCCAAGCTTTCCTTATCCACTCATCCTTTATATGTGCTTGACTTGCAACTTTCAGAAGGTGGCTGAGCATTTTGAGGTTTGTAGTTCTGAAGCGTACAAATTTGTGGCAGCTGGACTGAACATTGCATTATTCCTCTGTTTTATCTCTGAGGCAATAGATCAAGTCCTGTTTCCATGCTCCTCAATTCTTCCAAATGAAGTGAAGGAAAGATATAATAATACTAGTATTTATATTCCGATTGATAATAGAAACAGACAAAATTACAGGCCTTTGTAATAAGATGGTGGGCCATCTACTTATAGTACTGGGCATGTATGTTTAAGGTTTAAGAACTTCATCTCTATGTATAACTTAATTAACTTGTAGCTAGCTGTGGTTAGCTTGCATAAGTTTAATTAGACTAGGTGTGGCCCTGTAAATATTCATTCTCTCTGATCATTGGCTTTTCTGGTTGGGTTAGGATGAGTTTGGAGTCTTAATGACGCCCGGAAAGTCATAGATTCCCCATAATAACTATTGGAAAAGCATAATCATGTTTATCAAATAGTTATTAGattttgtatatttctttttttccaatgctTGAGAAATCTGTCTGAGTCTCTTTACAGCCTTTTGATATTAATATAGTAAAGCTTTTGTACAATCACAATGAGCTTCTGTTTATGCATTCAATTCTTTTGGCTGAAAAAGAGGGAGACCTCTCTGGTTTAGGCACTAACATTGAGAGAAGAGTTACAAATTAAGTGGACTCTAAGATGTATTTTTTCCTCTGGGTCCTGAACCTAGGAATTGACTACTGTGCGTGTCCAAGATCCTCGAATACATAATGAGGGCTCATGGAATTCTTATGTGGATTACAAAATATTCTCCATGTAAGTATAGAAAACACGGGAAAAAACAGCAGTaagtaacagaacagaataacagacttggaagagaccttttgaggtcttctagtccaaccctctgcacaatcaggagaccctgtaccaatCCACACAAGGTTGGCCATGTGGGAGGCATCCTCCAGTTCCGCCACACATGTGAGACGAGCCTCCTGCAACGACCAACAGACCCTGGgcaaacctgttgttaaattacccccccccccaccgctatAAAAATGTATCCTGGGTGctatgctgcaatggagaaacgggaAATTGAGTGGCCGGcataagggaaggaggaggacagggagaagaaagagggaaagtggcCTCCTCCTTTCCTTGCACCAGCTGCTCCGTTTCCCATTTCTTCATTGCAACGCCATGCTGCAGAGCTTGCCACCCACCACAGCCCAGATGCTCTTGcttcccccaagcatttctttgcctacctgatttccAGGTCTGTTGCGTTTTCTCCATCGCTTTTCTTGCCTTCATGTGCAGGAAATAAAAGTTTGTGGGTCTgaaaaaaatttaataaatcaattccaactttgtgagatctttttttttctgtgataagttggaattgattgaacttttttttttaatcccacaaaCTTATTTCCTGCACGCAACAGCAAGAAACGCAATAGCAAAATGCAacagagctggaaatcaggtaggcaaagaaatCCTTGGGGGAAGCAAGAGCATCTGGGTGCTGAAATGGGCCCATCTATTTCCAGCAGTTGCCCAAGCACACTGGAAGAAAGGCTGGCATCTACTAGCATTTAAATGCAGTGGCATTCCAGCTGTGGCTGGGAAGGTGCAGCTGGTATGGGCGCTGGAGGCAGGACGCCTGCTCATTTCAGTACTCTCCCTGAACCACTGGCGCTTCGCCAGCATTTTAGTTCTGGGCTGCTGCCTTAAGTGCAGGCCCTGCCCCCCACTGCCTGAGACAGTTTTTGCCTGAGTGACATGATCGAAGGTTTCCGTCGTTCCTCTCTTGGACTTTtggggaggggttttttttttcccctgcctggaAGGAAATTGAATGAAACCAGACGTGTTCCAGAAAACACAGATTTTCCAGAAGATGTCTAACTGATTCACTGAACTCAGCAAAAAATTTAGTTGTACCAACTgatgcgaaccagctgaatctcaccaTTGTAACTATCcaaaaagcctccagggatggaggtctcacaacttttgaaggcgagctggttaattgttctcattattaggaaatttctccttagttctagtttacTTCTTTCCTTGATGGTAAActattttcttgcatgctttgCAGAGCACCAAATATGAAACAACCATCTGCTATTGATGTGGGAAAAAACCTTGTGCTTGATTTTTTACTTCTGCGGACTTACTTAGTGGAGAAGTAACAAAAAACAGTGGGAATTTCCCATTATTCTTTCATTCTGCAAACTGTTGTACTTTACAAGCATGGGAAAATTGCTTCTGTTTagtgcaacttttaagatgtgtggcgtTCACCTCGCAGAAGAGAaagaagtctgggagttgaagttcacacatcttaaagttgctgaggccaGGGAGACAGCCATTTTTGACCCATTTCTTTCCCCATCCATTTGGTAGGGATTATTACCTTTGTAGACATGCTATGCCTACTTGAGGTATACTGCAACTATTTTCCCTGGTTCCCCCTGAAAATCATAAAACTGGTATtttctggcatttttttttttttgggatgTGGGAACTACtgggccatggtggtgcagtggttagaaatacagtattgcaggctaactcttctTACATTGCCAAGAGGTCAATTCCTTTGATCCTGACTGACTTaagattgactcagacttccatccttccaaggtcggtaaaatgaggactcagattttggggggcaatatgctgagccTGTAAATGctaagagagtgctgtaaagcactgtgaagtggtatataccgtatttttcagagtataagatgcaccttttcccctcaaaaagaggctgaaaatctgggtgcatcttatacactgaatacagcattttttgcctcctgaaacccaacCCGCTTCAACAAAATGGTTGTGCTTAGCTTTTAGgaaccttgcagagtgctcctgggggctcgggggggggggacggacaaaattgagcaaaaaacagcccattttttgctcatttctgccctcattttgctcaattttgctccccccccccgcagcctcTAGGAGCActatataagcctcctaaaggttatgcatgcctttttttttgaaaaacagtgaaaaaagggccatttttaggaggtctgcagagtgcaaaaactttttaaaaaatttttccttttcaaaaccttggtgtgtcttatactctgaaaaatacggtaagtccaaTTAAGTAAATTTAACAGCTAATTTTCAGCAATATACGTATTCCTGAAGGTTATTAGGAACCATGAAACAGGGAATGGGGCTTGATGCAGACTGTCCCATTGTCTTCCGAATGAGCTTTGAAGGGAGAGAAATCAATATGTATAGTTTCAGTGTGGACATAGAAGCTGGTTTGCTTTAGGGGGAGAAACAGGGATCGGACTATTAGTCCCTCATGCAATTAAAGAAGAATGGGAGACAATACACTAGTAATCCTGGATTTTCAACCACAGTTGAATCCAAGGTTTCTGTGCCTAAGCAAGACAAGTTGTTAAGtaggttttatgacctttcctgtcaccgttgttaagtgaatcactgcagtttttaagttagtaacatagttgtgaaagaattttgcttcccccccccttgactttgcttgtgagaaggttacaaatggtgatcccatGAACCAGCAACATTGCAACTGTTGTGAATACatgccatttgccaagcatctgaattttgatcgcatgatcatgGTTATATCAGAAGTGTGACAAACAGTCATAGTCACTactttcagtgccactgtaactttgaatggccaataaatgaatggttgtaagtcaaggaccacctgtattgttATGTTCCAGGTGTGAACTTCCCTGTAGCACCTGACTGACTGTAACTTTGGTTTCATGCACCTTTCCttaaattattattagaaattgCAACCAACATCAATCTTTTGTTTCCCCACTTTTTACATTGCACAGTATGAAACGCTTTGAAAATCAAATTAAATAGAAAAAGTGAAACATGACAAGAGGAGAATCATGGTGTAACTTTAAAGAGGCAGACAGGCAGTGCATATATTTGTAACTGATATAAACAAAATTGAAAGCTACTTTatacttcttttttcctttattcacCAGTTTTCTTTACTTGTTTTTCTTaaatttgtattccttttatttgCATAAAATTCTtcaataaaatcaattaaaaaagaaaatcaaatggatttttttttaaaaaaatgacgtTTAATCAAAGTTCACTCTTAAAACCAAAAAAATGCTATGATAAAAGCTGTTTATCATAGCAATTCTCTATTAGCACAGCAGCCAGCAGAGGGAGACAGTATAGAAAGAGATTTGGAGTGAAAAAAACAGGTGGAATAAACCTTGTATCAACAACAATCTTTTGTCTTATTTTACAGACCAACAGTAAAGCTTTCACAGCCAAGACATCTTGTGTCCGCAGACGATATCGTGAGTTTGTGTGGTTAAAGAAACAGCTGCAAAAAAATGCTGGCTTGGTGTAAGTGTGAGattgtattttttaatagtgGCTTAAACCATCAAAGGACATTTGCACatcatttgaaaatatttcagtaaTAAACGAATATAATTTTTTGGACTGGTGCTAACACTGGCGCTTTTAAACTTACCTTAGAAATGTCAATGTTGAAAATATGCTTGAACTGTAATATATAATTATGCATTAAAACTGAATAGAATTCAGCAAAGAGCTTTAGCTCATCTGCATACTGACAGACTTAGAGTCAATTTCTGAGGTGAAAATTCAGTAAGTTGAGGTTTTTCATGGAAGACTAATGGAAATTCCAAAATATAATAATGgttttatattttgaattttacTTTTCATTTTATGCATTTCAAAGAAAGCTTAATGAGCTTGTTGATTTTATTGCAAAATACAATTTATAAACTTTCAGGGGAAAAGATCCCCAACCTTGACTTATCATCTTGGAACAATCCCCCAAAACCTTTTTATAAATCCACCTTATGGATATAGCACAATACTGTTTGAAGGTACTGCTTGAGCTTGCAGAGGATTTGAATTTTTGCAGAGAGAGCTGTTAATGATCCAGAAGTCCAACTCTTGGAGAAGATACATTCTTCTTTGTCAGCATTGCTGCTGAATTAAATTAGCTTCACTGTAGGCTCCAAGCCTTGATGGGAGTAGACTTTTAATAGAATGGTAACACCTATTTTAGTGAAGAAGAAGCTCACGGAGTAGCAGAAGATTGCTAATTACTTTTTATTGTGGATGCATCCTCAAGGAGGgatatatttttatatgtgtGTAAACATGTCCCTTATATCCTTTAGGCCTGTCCCAGAACTTCCAGGGAAATCTACTTTCTTCACAGGCAATACTGATGAATTCATTGAGAAACGAAGACAAGGATTGCAACAGTTCTTGGAGAAGTGAGTGGGGAACAAGATTATTATTGGAGATAGAACATTTTCTGGATCCCAGAAGATTAGAATTTATTATCAAGTTTATAATGGTGTGGAGAAGATAACATAATCAAGATAGTTTCAATTTATGTGAATAATCGAACTTATAGCttagttgattttttaaaaaacaaaataaaaaatatgacaaGAAAAAGTTGATATACAGTTAGAAAATTTTGGAAAACCCAAAGCCTGTCAAAAAAAGACATATCTCATATCTCCGATACAGATCAATGTTCCTGGCAAATTTCCTAGGAATTTCCTAGGAGTAATATTGATCTCCCCTTCTGCAGCTATAGGAACAAATCAATAATTGACAGTATTCCCATTACAGTGGCAGAAAGCTTTGATGCCACAGCAGCTCTGCTATTAGGACTCTAACAATGGTGGGGAAAATGCCAGCGTGGGTGGAGAAAGCCATATATTTGCTACAaaaacttctttcctttccttctgtaAAGGAAGAATTATATGCTAGCACTATAGTTGGCACATTCCTTCCCCCTCTCAATGGAAACATTGCAGTCAAATTGAACAAAGGCTGGCCAAGGCtgccagaagatttttttttaaagaaaggtggggtgggtgggtgtatttCTTCTACCGTAGATTCTCACTTCATACCTTGAGAGTCACTCTGTCTCTCAGAATCTCAGTTGTGCTTCAGCAGTAAAAGGTATTAAGACTTTAAATGGAAAGTGCTATTTCTGAAGATCTGATTATTGTAGCATTTGTGCTTAGAATTTCCAATTCTTCTATTCATATTCTAGGACGGTACAGAATGTTGTACTCCTTTCAGATAGCCAGCTGCACCTTTTCCTACAAAGCCAACTCTCTGTACCAGAAATTGAAGCTTATGTGCAGGGTCGGGGCCCTATGAGTGTCACTGATGCCATTCTCCACTATGCCAGGTCCAATTGTGGTTGGATTCAGGAGGACAGTcattcagctttgctggctgtgcATGACTTTGGCAACAGGTGAGTGGAATGGATGTAATGGTCCAGAAGACAGTAATCACAGtttcttttccaggattttttgCACTTCCTGTCTTTTATGCTTGTCCATGGCTCCCGCCGTTTTTATGAGTTCTTGTTTGCAAGATCTCTAATACAGATTGTTCTAGAGCTGTAGAAATAAAGATTCCAAAATCAAATCTGAAGGGGACACTTAGATATGGGGCTTTAACTTCTCTGCAATAATGTCAGTTATATCGACATGACGGGGGCATAGGTATGACTGAGATGGGGAAGTACGTGCTTGGAATATGATTGCATGTATGATCTGAGTTTAGGGATGTGCATATATGTTAGGGCTCGAAACCCAGCAATAAATGTCAGTGTAGGGCCAGAAGGATTGACAACAGctaattttctctttctcttaaccCACCTAATAGGAAAAGGAAGTGGGAGATCACTATTTGGTTGGAAATTGGTTTATGTGTTCAACAGTTGACTTTCTGTCTGTTGTGTCTGTCATGTCTcccgtgtctgtctgtctttctctcagactggttctgtttctttcttaatgAAGAATCACTTCTAGAACTTTTGATTAAGTAGTAATGACAGGTATGATTTTGGCAGATATGTGATTTTTTTAGTAGAAAAAGCACCCAATTTCTCATTCTTTCGTACCATAATTTATGGCATCATTTTCTTGTTTGATTCTATGGAATTTTAATGGAATTCCCAAACACATTCAGATTTGATTATTACTTGTATCCAGTCCATATGGAAAAATGTAtcattcttttttcctccatatcccaagttttatttgcatgtagaATTTGGAGAAGCAGATGTTAAAATCGTTTTGTCACACTGTCTAATATCCTAGCATCTATTATCTTTTAAGGAATTCACACAtatgaggttttcgcgggtgttagtatgtatgtctttggttattcgggttttctcccacataaaattggaagtgtcttggcgatgtttcaatgaactctcattcgtcatcttcaggtttTGTGCTTCCAGGAGTAGTGGAAGCacaaagcctgaagatgacgaatgagacttcatcgaaacgtcgccaagacacttccaattttatgcgggagaaaacccgaataaccaaagacatacatacaaacatacatacatatacacacacacacacacacatacatacatacatacatacatatatacatacatacaatctgtTAAATGTGGTAGTTTGTTTCTGTAAGAAACTGAGTTAGTTATGCATGGTAAAGACAGTTTTAGATGTGTTTACCTTCCAGACATTTCTATACTTGCATCAAATTACAGCACAAACAACAAACTTTCGACAGCATCCTTTTCTACCTCCTCAAGATGTTACCTTCACCTAATTCCCCAACCCATAGCTGTTGTCCTTAACTATATCATTGTTAAACTAGTACTTTCCCCCTTATCCTAATAGATGTTTTGCCATGGATACAATCTAATGTGCTTTATTAATCATTTTGTGACACAGCCAGGGAATCTCTAGCTTGAAACTTATTGGCCTCTTAGGCTATACCAACAGTTAACCAACTTTTCTATTAG harbors:
- the SNX11 gene encoding sorting nexin-11 — translated: MKQGMGLDADCPIVFRMSFEGREINITAASRGRQYRKRFGVKKTGGINLVSTTIFCLILQTNSKAFTAKTSCVRRRYREFVWLKKQLQKNAGLVPVPELPGKSTFFTGNTDEFIEKRRQGLQQFLEKTVQNVVLLSDSQLHLFLQSQLSVPEIEAYVQGRGPMSVTDAILHYARSNCGWIQEDSHSALLAVHDFGNSFDEESQFVQSSIEPLTHWSDVSIDGNKLESPCSEEDDHQPTGLLQAGSTASNHHIN